From the genome of Actinacidiphila yeochonensis CN732, one region includes:
- a CDS encoding response regulator: protein MVHKAKILLVDDRPENLLALEAILSALDQTLVRASSGEEALKALLTDDFAVILLDVQMPGMDGFETAAHIKRRERTRDIPIIFLTAINHGPHHTFRGYAAGAVDYISKPFDPWVLRAKVSVFVDLYMKNCQLREQAALLRLQLEQGAPVGAGNGAKQPLGLVAELSARLAAVEEQAEVLGRQLDEGSGAAAVATAAHLDRKLNGLRRALDALEPGGASVVRQSGPE, encoded by the coding sequence ATGGTGCACAAGGCCAAGATCCTCCTGGTCGATGACCGGCCGGAGAATCTGCTGGCGCTGGAGGCGATCCTCTCGGCGCTGGATCAGACCCTGGTTCGGGCATCGTCCGGGGAGGAGGCGCTCAAGGCGCTGCTCACCGACGACTTCGCGGTGATCCTGCTGGACGTGCAGATGCCGGGCATGGACGGGTTCGAGACCGCGGCGCACATCAAGCGCCGGGAGCGGACCCGGGACATCCCGATCATCTTCCTGACGGCGATCAACCACGGTCCGCACCACACCTTCCGCGGCTATGCGGCCGGTGCGGTGGACTACATCTCCAAGCCGTTCGACCCATGGGTGCTGCGCGCCAAGGTGTCGGTCTTCGTGGACCTGTACATGAAGAACTGCCAGCTGCGCGAGCAGGCGGCGCTGCTGCGGCTCCAGTTGGAGCAGGGCGCGCCCGTCGGTGCGGGCAACGGGGCGAAGCAGCCTCTCGGGCTGGTCGCCGAACTGTCCGCGCGGCTTGCGGCGGTCGAGGAGCAGGCCGAGGTGCTGGGCCGGCAGCTCGACGAGGGCTCCGGTGCCGCCGCGGTGGCCACCGCGGCCCACCTGGATCGCAAACTGAACGGGCTGCGGCGGGCGTTGGACGCTCTGGAGCCGGGCGGAGCCAGCGTGGTGCGGCAGTCCGGGCCGGAGTGA